In the genome of Halanaerobiales bacterium, one region contains:
- a CDS encoding NADH-quinone oxidoreductase subunit K encodes MISLISFLEEWSFFGGSILLILIGLYGVITKRNLIKILIGLSLMDTGVNVLLVSLGYVENGNAPILTSIIKNNSGAFVDPIPQALVLTAIVIGVAILALGLAVTIKIYEKYGTLDISKIRGLKW; translated from the coding sequence GTGATCTCATTGATTAGCTTCCTGGAAGAATGGTCCTTTTTTGGTGGCTCCATTCTCCTTATCTTGATTGGCCTTTATGGAGTAATTACAAAAAGAAATCTAATCAAGATTTTAATCGGGTTAAGCTTAATGGATACAGGTGTTAATGTATTATTAGTTTCATTAGGTTATGTTGAAAATGGAAATGCTCCTATACTTACATCAATTATTAAAAATAATTCTGGTGCCTTCGTAGATCCTATTCCCCAGGCCCTGGTTCTTACAGCTATTGTAATTGGCGTTGCTATTTTAGCTTTAGGTCTGGCTGTAACTATTAAGATTTACGAAAAATATGGTACCCTTGATATATCAAAAATAAGGGGGTTAAAATGGTGA
- a CDS encoding Na(+)/H(+) antiporter subunit B produces the protein MRFRNILALVLVVILGFFILQAFNISPEEGQLVIDEFGEAEIENRTAKLYINKSVNSSNQKVVYAESKNLESGSANMVTSVIANYRSLDTLGEVTVLFLAATGLGAVLYSNKKKERNFIVDEGSLILKTGIKILFPLLILAGAYIFIHGHLTPGGGFQGGAVIATAFLLKFLADREYELAEHKLKIVEVIAGISFVGLGLYGLYTDGSFLSNFLETGTIGTLFSAGIIPLIYVSIGLKVGAELTSIISNLIEA, from the coding sequence GTGAGATTTAGAAATATACTCGCCTTAGTTTTAGTAGTTATATTGGGCTTTTTTATCTTACAGGCTTTTAATATATCTCCTGAAGAAGGACAATTAGTAATTGATGAATTTGGAGAAGCCGAAATTGAAAATAGAACTGCTAAACTCTATATAAATAAAAGTGTAAATTCCAGTAACCAAAAAGTTGTTTATGCTGAAAGCAAAAATTTAGAAAGTGGTTCAGCCAACATGGTTACTTCTGTTATAGCTAATTACCGTTCCCTTGATACTTTAGGAGAAGTTACTGTTCTCTTTTTAGCAGCTACTGGTTTAGGAGCTGTCTTATATAGTAATAAAAAGAAAGAAAGAAATTTTATAGTTGATGAAGGTTCACTTATTCTCAAAACAGGTATTAAAATATTATTTCCTTTATTAATACTTGCAGGTGCTTATATTTTCATCCACGGACATCTTACCCCTGGAGGTGGATTTCAGGGAGGAGCTGTCATAGCAACTGCCTTCTTACTTAAGTTTTTAGCAGACAGAGAATATGAATTAGCTGAACACAAATTAAAAATAGTAGAAGTTATCGCCGGTATTAGTTTTGTTGGTCTTGGTCTTTATGGATTATATACAGATGGTTCATTTTTAAGCAACTTTTTGGAAACAGGAACTATTGGCACTCTTTTTAGTGCAGGAATTATTCCTTTAATATATGTTTCAATAGGTCTAAAAGTTGGTGCTGAACTTACAAGTATTATAAGTAATTTAATAGAAGCTTAA